The following are from one region of the Segatella oris genome:
- a CDS encoding o-succinylbenzoate synthase: MIHIEISERTFHFKQPAGTSRGVYTRRHSYFLTVTDDARPGIKGFGECATLPDLSCDAIPEYETILRQLCKTVETLGKIPYDILRSYPSILFGLETAFAQLEAHGSTMLFDTPFGRGEVGIRINGLVWMGSFDEMYQRIEAKLQQGFHCVKLKIGAIDFDKELELIRHIRESFSKRQIELRVDANGAFTPNNALQRLEALAKYDIHSIEQPIKQHQWKAMARLCAVSPLPIALDEELIGVNVKSMKADLLDTIQPQYIILKPSLHGGMYGTEEWIQLAEERGIGSWITSALESNVGLNAIAHFCAKVYGSHITPPQGLGTGQLFTDNITMPLEIKRDELWAIK, encoded by the coding sequence ATGATACATATTGAAATCAGTGAGCGGACATTTCACTTCAAGCAACCGGCCGGCACCTCTCGAGGTGTTTATACAAGGCGTCACAGTTATTTTCTAACGGTGACAGATGATGCACGCCCTGGGATAAAAGGATTTGGAGAGTGTGCTACTTTGCCAGATCTTTCATGTGATGCCATACCTGAATATGAAACGATCTTGCGCCAACTTTGTAAGACAGTTGAGACTTTAGGCAAGATTCCCTATGACATATTGCGATCTTATCCGAGCATTCTTTTTGGCTTGGAAACTGCTTTTGCACAATTGGAAGCTCATGGAAGTACAATGCTTTTTGACACTCCTTTCGGTCGAGGTGAAGTGGGCATACGCATCAATGGGCTTGTATGGATGGGGAGTTTCGATGAAATGTATCAGCGGATAGAGGCTAAACTTCAGCAGGGATTTCATTGTGTGAAGCTGAAAATCGGTGCTATTGACTTCGACAAAGAACTTGAACTCATTCGACACATCCGTGAGTCTTTCAGCAAAAGACAAATTGAACTGCGTGTAGATGCCAATGGAGCTTTTACACCAAACAATGCACTGCAGCGCCTCGAAGCATTGGCGAAATATGACATTCATTCGATAGAACAGCCTATCAAACAACATCAATGGAAAGCCATGGCAAGGCTTTGTGCTGTCTCACCGCTACCTATAGCCTTGGATGAAGAACTCATTGGAGTAAATGTAAAAAGTATGAAAGCTGATTTACTTGACACCATTCAGCCCCAATATATTATTCTCAAACCAAGTCTTCATGGCGGAATGTATGGCACAGAAGAATGGATACAACTGGCTGAAGAACGTGGGATTGGAAGCTGGATAACCAGTGCTTTAGAAAGCAATGTGGGATTGAATGCCATTGCACACTTCTGTGCAAAGGTCTACGGTTCACACATTACGCCCCCCCAAGGCTTGGGAACAGGTCAGCTTTTTACGGATAATATCACTATGCCTTTAGAGATAAAGAGAGATGAATTATGGGCTATAAAATAA
- the menB gene encoding 1,4-dihydroxy-2-naphthoyl-CoA synthase, whose product MEQRKWEKIKGFDFKEILFESYNHIAKITINRERYRNAFTPLTTWEMSQAFSYCRECQDIRVVILTGSGDKAFCAGGDMHVKGRGGYVGSDGVPRLNVLDVQMQIRRLPKPVIAMVNGYAIGGGHVLHVMCDLTIASENAIFGQTGPKVGSFDAGFGASYLARMVGQKKAREIWFLCKQYSAKEAEAMGMVNKVVPFNQLEDTCVEWAEIMMERSPLALRMIKAGLNAELDGQAGIQELAGDATMLYYTMDEAQEGGKAFLEKRKPDFDKYPQFP is encoded by the coding sequence ATGGAACAAAGAAAATGGGAGAAAATCAAAGGATTTGACTTCAAGGAAATCCTCTTTGAAAGCTACAATCATATTGCAAAGATAACCATTAATCGTGAACGTTATCGCAATGCTTTTACGCCATTGACCACTTGGGAGATGAGCCAAGCATTCTCTTATTGCAGAGAATGCCAGGACATTCGTGTGGTTATATTGACCGGTTCGGGAGATAAAGCTTTCTGTGCAGGTGGAGATATGCACGTGAAAGGACGTGGAGGATATGTGGGAAGTGACGGTGTCCCGCGCCTGAATGTACTTGATGTGCAGATGCAGATACGTCGTTTGCCCAAGCCTGTTATTGCAATGGTGAATGGCTATGCTATCGGTGGAGGACATGTCTTGCATGTGATGTGCGATCTTACGATTGCGAGTGAAAATGCAATCTTCGGTCAGACTGGCCCAAAAGTTGGGTCATTTGATGCTGGTTTTGGAGCCAGTTATCTTGCTCGAATGGTGGGCCAGAAGAAGGCACGTGAAATATGGTTCCTCTGCAAACAATATAGTGCAAAGGAGGCCGAAGCTATGGGAATGGTCAATAAGGTGGTGCCTTTCAACCAATTAGAAGACACTTGTGTAGAGTGGGCTGAAATCATGATGGAACGCAGTCCGCTAGCACTTCGTATGATAAAAGCCGGTCTGAATGCAGAGCTTGACGGTCAGGCGGGCATTCAGGAACTTGCAGGTGACGCAACCATGCTTTATTACACGATGGACGAAGCACAGGAGGGAGGCAAGGCTTTCCTTGAAAAACGCAAGCCCGACTTTGACAAATATCCACAATTCCCCTAA
- the rlmD gene encoding 23S rRNA (uracil(1939)-C(5))-methyltransferase RlmD produces MTRKHKPYPILENVTIEAVAAEGKSLFHHEDKVVFVPFCVPGDIVDVQITRKKHSFMEGKVVKVIEYSKVRETPMCAHFGICGGCKWQNLPYEEQLKAKQQQVYDQLTRIGKIALPEFNPIMGSVKTKEYRNKLEFGCANKRWYTKDEIAAMPPREEGTEGNLNESAIGFHITGAFDKIYPIEKCWLMDDLHNQIRNEINRYAKEQDLAFYDIRAQHGLLRDLMMRNSNTGEFMLLVQFHYDEEGDEEKAMALLQHIADVFPQITSLIYVDNQKGNDTFGDLELTTFKGTDFIYETMEDLKFKVGPKSFYQTNTEQAYHLYSVARAFAALTGKELVYDLYTGTGTIANFVAHQAKQVIGIEYVPEAIEDAKENSKVNGIDNTLFYAGDMKNILTDDFIHEHGRPDVIITDPPRAGMHPDVVQVILNAAPKRVVYVSCNPATQARDLQLMDADYKVTAVQPVDMFPHTPHVENVVLLERR; encoded by the coding sequence ATGACAAGGAAACATAAGCCATACCCAATTTTAGAAAACGTTACTATAGAGGCTGTTGCAGCTGAAGGGAAAAGTCTTTTTCATCACGAGGACAAAGTAGTCTTTGTTCCGTTCTGTGTTCCTGGTGACATCGTTGATGTGCAGATTACCAGAAAGAAACACAGTTTTATGGAAGGAAAAGTCGTAAAAGTGATTGAATACAGTAAGGTACGCGAGACTCCGATGTGTGCACATTTCGGTATATGTGGTGGCTGTAAGTGGCAGAATCTGCCCTATGAGGAGCAGTTGAAAGCCAAGCAACAGCAAGTCTACGACCAACTGACGCGCATTGGCAAGATAGCACTTCCAGAGTTTAATCCCATTATGGGAAGCGTAAAAACAAAGGAATATCGTAACAAATTAGAGTTTGGCTGTGCAAATAAACGTTGGTATACCAAGGACGAAATTGCTGCTATGCCACCTCGTGAGGAGGGAACAGAGGGAAATTTGAACGAGAGTGCCATTGGTTTCCATATCACGGGAGCATTTGATAAGATATATCCTATTGAGAAATGCTGGTTGATGGACGATCTCCATAACCAGATTAGAAATGAGATAAATCGTTATGCCAAGGAACAAGACCTTGCATTTTATGATATCAGAGCACAACATGGATTGCTGCGCGACTTAATGATGCGCAATTCAAACACAGGGGAATTCATGCTGTTGGTGCAGTTCCACTATGATGAAGAGGGCGACGAAGAGAAAGCAATGGCACTGCTTCAGCACATTGCAGATGTTTTCCCGCAAATTACCAGCCTGATTTATGTGGACAATCAAAAGGGGAATGACACTTTCGGTGACTTGGAACTGACGACTTTCAAGGGTACAGATTTCATCTATGAGACTATGGAAGACCTGAAATTCAAGGTTGGGCCGAAGAGCTTCTATCAGACAAATACCGAACAAGCTTATCATCTTTACAGTGTAGCCCGGGCCTTTGCTGCACTCACAGGAAAGGAATTAGTCTATGATTTATATACTGGAACGGGAACAATTGCTAACTTTGTGGCTCATCAGGCCAAGCAAGTAATAGGTATAGAATATGTGCCGGAGGCTATCGAAGATGCTAAGGAAAACAGCAAGGTCAATGGCATAGACAACACTTTGTTTTATGCCGGCGACATGAAAAACATCCTTACAGACGACTTTATCCATGAACATGGGCGTCCGGATGTCATCATTACCGATCCTCCACGTGCAGGGATGCACCCTGATGTCGTTCAGGTTATTCTGAATGCTGCACCAAAGCGTGTCGTCTATGTAAGCTGTAACCCTGCGACTCAGGCGCGAGACCTGCAATTGATGGATGCAGATTACAAGGTGACAGCTGTGCAACCGGTTGATATGTTCCCACATACACCACATGTTGAAAATGTGGTTCTGCTGGAAAGAAGATAA
- a CDS encoding AMP-binding protein has protein sequence MTLEAFLEAWNNPSDRILVHTSGSTGMPKSMFVEKKRMLNSARITCDFLGLQAGDMAFLCMPLDYIAGKMMVVRSIERHLELKTVEPSGHPLHGFKVDRNRHSLAAMVPLQVYNSLQVVEETEELKHFTHLIIGGGAIDNQLAEALRDFPNNVWSTYGMTETLSHIALRRLNGPETSDWYKPFEGVTVSSNAEGCLVIDAPLVHDGLLVTNDIVTINAEGCFKIRGRKDNVVCTGGIKVQMEEIETLLKPWLEKPFMITKRPDKKFGETIVLLTEEEEISKIKHICKACLPKYWQPHDYLYIDHIPLTETGKPARAAALSLAKEI, from the coding sequence ATGACTTTAGAGGCCTTTTTAGAAGCATGGAACAATCCTTCAGATAGGATATTGGTGCACACCAGCGGTAGCACGGGAATGCCAAAGTCAATGTTTGTCGAGAAGAAGCGAATGCTCAATTCAGCCCGCATCACTTGTGATTTCCTTGGTTTACAGGCTGGTGACATGGCTTTTCTTTGTATGCCATTAGACTATATCGCGGGGAAAATGATGGTGGTACGCAGCATTGAACGCCATTTGGAACTGAAAACCGTTGAACCATCAGGCCACCCATTGCATGGTTTTAAGGTTGACAGAAACAGGCATTCTCTTGCTGCAATGGTTCCCCTGCAGGTTTATAACAGTCTTCAAGTGGTCGAAGAGACCGAGGAATTGAAACATTTTACACATCTTATCATTGGTGGTGGTGCTATCGATAATCAGCTGGCTGAAGCCTTGAGAGACTTTCCAAATAATGTGTGGAGCACGTATGGCATGACAGAAACACTTTCGCATATTGCACTTCGACGCTTGAATGGGCCGGAAACAAGCGATTGGTATAAGCCTTTTGAAGGAGTAACGGTATCTTCTAATGCCGAAGGATGCTTGGTGATTGATGCACCGTTAGTGCACGACGGACTCCTTGTGACGAATGATATCGTAACAATTAATGCCGAAGGTTGCTTCAAAATCCGGGGCAGGAAGGATAATGTCGTCTGCACAGGAGGCATTAAAGTACAGATGGAAGAGATTGAGACCCTATTGAAACCATGGCTTGAAAAGCCTTTCATGATTACCAAACGACCTGACAAAAAATTTGGAGAAACTATTGTTCTACTGACAGAAGAAGAGGAAATCTCAAAGATAAAGCATATCTGCAAGGCATGTCTTCCAAAATATTGGCAACCACATGATTATCTTTATATAGATCACATACCACTCACCGAGACTGGAAAACCTGCACGTGCAGCAGCCTTATCCCTCGCGAAAGAAATCTAA
- the aroB gene encoding 3-dehydroquinate synthase — MMKSRIIISQNIAKELTDAIASCRHDRLFILTDETTHRLCWPVLDELLHAQEAKVITIPASDTHKDVTSLMQVWQELSNGGATRHSCLVNLGGGMVTDLGGFAASTFKRGINFINIPTTLLAMVDASVGGKTGINFNGLKNEIGVFNESRFVLIDTQFLQTLDAKNICSGYAEMLKHGLISDEKTWNELITFPLMQPDLKKLQCMVAESVKVKERIVEQDPHEQGIRKALNLGHTFGHAFESWALKRSPILHGYAVAFGLICELYLSCFKVGFPTERMRQTVSFIRENYGYLPVTCNDYDELIALMTHDKKNTNGIINFTLLGNIGDIRINQTATDEEIKEALDFFREG, encoded by the coding sequence ATGATGAAAAGCAGGATTATCATATCCCAAAATATAGCAAAAGAGCTCACCGATGCCATTGCTTCGTGCCGGCACGACCGTCTTTTCATACTTACAGATGAGACTACGCACAGACTCTGTTGGCCTGTTCTGGACGAGTTGTTGCATGCACAAGAGGCGAAAGTCATAACCATTCCGGCCTCAGACACCCACAAAGATGTCACTTCACTCATGCAAGTATGGCAGGAATTAAGCAATGGAGGTGCCACGAGACATTCTTGTCTTGTGAACCTTGGTGGTGGAATGGTGACAGATTTAGGGGGCTTTGCAGCTTCAACTTTCAAGCGGGGCATCAACTTCATCAATATTCCAACAACGCTTTTAGCTATGGTTGATGCATCTGTGGGTGGAAAGACGGGGATTAATTTCAACGGACTGAAGAATGAAATCGGCGTGTTCAATGAGAGTCGTTTCGTTCTCATTGACACGCAATTCCTGCAGACACTCGATGCAAAAAATATCTGTTCGGGATATGCAGAAATGCTGAAGCACGGACTCATTTCTGATGAAAAGACATGGAATGAACTCATTACATTTCCGCTAATGCAGCCAGATTTGAAGAAACTTCAATGTATGGTTGCCGAGTCTGTCAAGGTGAAAGAGCGTATCGTTGAGCAGGATCCACATGAACAAGGCATACGAAAGGCATTAAATCTGGGGCATACTTTCGGCCATGCTTTCGAGAGTTGGGCTCTCAAGAGAAGCCCTATCCTGCATGGTTATGCCGTTGCTTTCGGACTTATTTGCGAGCTTTATCTCAGTTGTTTCAAGGTTGGTTTTCCGACAGAAAGAATGAGACAGACTGTCAGTTTCATTCGTGAAAACTATGGATATCTTCCTGTTACATGCAATGACTATGATGAACTCATTGCGCTGATGACCCATGATAAGAAGAATACAAACGGCATCATCAACTTTACGTTGTTGGGAAATATCGGTGATATCCGTATCAATCAGACGGCTACTGATGAGGAGATTAAAGAGGCATTAGATTTCTTTCGCGAGGGATAA